One Ornithorhynchus anatinus isolate Pmale09 chromosome 2, mOrnAna1.pri.v4, whole genome shotgun sequence DNA segment encodes these proteins:
- the RFC5 gene encoding replication factor C subunit 5 isoform X2, with amino-acid sequence MEPAKPRNLPWVEKYRPQKLDELISHRDILSTIRKFISEDRLPHLLLYGPPGTGKTSTILACAKQLYKEREFNSMVLELNASDDRGIDIVRGPILSFASTRTIFKKGFKLVILDEADAMTQDAQNALRRVIEKFTENTRFCLICNYLSKIIPALQSRCTRFRFGPLTPDLMVPRLEHVVAEESVDVSEDGMKALVTLSSGDMRRALNILQSTDMAFGKVTEETVYTCTGHPLKTDVANILDWMLNGDFTTAYRNIVELKTLKGLALHDILTEIHTFVHRVDFPPSVRIHLLIKMADIEHRLAAGTNEKIQLSSLVAAFQVTRDLIVAEA; translated from the exons ATGGAGCCCGCCAAGCCCAGGAACCTGCCCTG GGTGGAGAAATACCGGCCTCAGAAGCTGGACGAGCTCATCTCCCACCGCGACATCCTCAGTACCA TTCGGAAGTTTATCAGCGAAGACCGCCTGCCCCACCTGCTCCTCTACGGCCCCCCGGGCACGGGAAAGACGTCCACCATCTTGGCCTGCGCCAAGCAGCTCTACAAAGAGAGGGAGTTCAACTCCATGGTCCTCGAG CTGAACGCTTCCGATGACCGAGGAATAGATATCGTCCGGGGACCCATCCTGAGTTTTGCCAGCACCAGGACGATATTCAA GAAAGGTTTTAAGCTGGTGATCTTGGACGAGGCCGACGCCATGACCCAGGACGCCCAGAACgccctgcggagag TGATCGAGAAGTTCACGGAGAACACGCGGTTCTGCCTCATCTGCAACTACCTGTCGAAGATCATCCCCGCCCTGCAGTCGCGCTGCACGAGGTTCCGCTTCGGCCCGCTCACCCCGGACCTCATGGTCCCCCGCCTGGAGCACGTCGTGGCGGAGGAGAG CGTTGACGTCAGCGAAGACGGCATGAAAGCGCTGGTGACCCTCTCCAGCGGGGACATGCGCAGGGCCCTGAACATTCTGCAG AGCACCGACATGGCCTTCGGCAAGGTGACGGAGGAGACGGTGTACACCTGCACCGGCCACCCGCTCAAGACCGACGTCGCCAACATCCTCGACTGGATGCTCAACGGGGACTTCACCACGGCCTACAGGA ACATCGTGGAGTTGAAAACTCTCAAAGGCCTGGCCTTGCACGACATCCTGACGGAGATCCACACCTTCGTCCACCGAG TTGACTTTCCGCCTTCCGTCCGGATACACCTGTTGATCAAAATGGCAGACATCGA